A single region of the Salarchaeum japonicum genome encodes:
- a CDS encoding 30S ribosomal protein S13 gives MSAEDQQEPDEDEELQYFVRIGQTDLDGTKTVERALSELDGLGRRTARIVADNSGVDRSATFGRLDDDEIEAVVESVEGFADEVPDWLTNRRNDFYTGETEHITGNDVELTRNQDVNRMRMIRSYKGVRHERGQKVRGQRTKSTGRTEGTIGVNVEELREEAEEEAEGGE, from the coding sequence ATGAGTGCAGAAGACCAACAAGAACCGGACGAAGACGAGGAACTCCAGTACTTCGTCCGCATCGGTCAGACGGACCTCGACGGCACCAAAACCGTCGAGCGCGCCCTCTCCGAACTCGACGGTCTCGGTCGACGCACCGCGCGAATCGTCGCCGACAACTCCGGCGTCGACCGCTCGGCGACGTTCGGCCGACTCGACGACGACGAGATCGAAGCCGTCGTCGAGTCCGTCGAGGGCTTCGCTGACGAGGTTCCCGACTGGCTGACGAACCGACGCAACGACTTCTACACCGGCGAAACCGAACACATCACCGGAAACGACGTCGAACTCACGCGGAATCAGGACGTCAACCGGATGCGGATGATTCGGTCGTACAAGGGCGTGCGCCACGAGCGCGGACAGAAAGTCCGCGGTCAGCGCACCAAGTCCACCGGTCGTACCGAGGGCACCATCGGCGTGAACGTCGAGGAGCTCCGCGAAGAAGCCGAAGAAGAAGCGGAGGGTGGTGAATAA
- a CDS encoding 30S ribosomal protein S4, giving the protein MALPGENTKFYETPNHPYQGERIAEESDLLGRYGLKNKEELWRAQSELRSYRREARDLLGTTNQEEREGEEFLARLKRIGILGETDELDSVLSLDVTDVLERRLQTVAYRKGLANTPKQARQFLTHGHITVDGHRVTAPSYKVDVAEEDAIEFDETSPLTDELHPARADNQE; this is encoded by the coding sequence ATGGCGCTTCCCGGCGAGAACACCAAGTTCTACGAGACGCCGAACCACCCCTACCAGGGCGAGCGCATCGCCGAGGAGTCCGACCTCCTCGGCCGCTACGGCCTGAAGAACAAGGAAGAACTCTGGCGCGCGCAGTCCGAACTGCGCTCGTACCGCCGCGAGGCGCGTGACCTCCTCGGCACCACGAACCAGGAGGAGCGGGAGGGCGAGGAGTTCCTCGCCCGCCTGAAGCGCATCGGCATCCTCGGCGAGACGGACGAACTCGACTCCGTCCTGTCGCTGGACGTGACCGACGTGCTCGAACGCCGCCTCCAGACGGTCGCGTACCGCAAGGGTCTCGCGAACACGCCCAAGCAGGCGCGACAGTTCCTCACGCACGGCCACATCACGGTCGACGGCCACCGCGTCACCGCGCCGTCGTACAAGGTCGATGTCGCGGAGGAGGACGCCATCGAGTTCGACGAAACCAGCCCGCTCACGGACGAGCTTCACCCCGCGCGAGCGGACAACCAGGAGTAA
- a CDS encoding 30S ribosomal protein S11, translating into MAEETDDKWGIAHVHASFNNTILTITDETGAETLAKSSGGAVVKQNRDEASPYAAMQMAEKIAEDVKEQGIEGVHVRVRGPGGNLQQNPGPGAQATIRALARAGIEIGRIEDVTPIPHDGTRPPKNSGF; encoded by the coding sequence ATGGCTGAAGAAACAGACGACAAATGGGGCATCGCCCACGTGCACGCCTCGTTCAACAACACGATCCTCACCATCACCGACGAGACGGGAGCGGAGACGCTCGCGAAGTCGAGCGGTGGCGCGGTCGTGAAGCAGAATCGGGACGAGGCGTCGCCGTACGCGGCGATGCAGATGGCGGAGAAGATCGCAGAGGACGTGAAAGAACAGGGTATCGAGGGCGTGCACGTTCGCGTGCGCGGCCCCGGTGGCAACCTCCAGCAGAACCCGGGCCCGGGCGCGCAGGCGACGATTCGCGCGCTCGCCCGTGCCGGCATCGAAATCGGCCGCATCGAGGACGTCACCCCCATCCCGCACGACGGGACGCGACCCCCCAAGAACTCGGGATTCTAA
- a CDS encoding DNA-directed RNA polymerase subunit D produces MATDFDVEFIDHGDRESRFLVRNATPAFANGIRRAIIADVPTLSIDTVRFVENSSVMFDEQLALRLGLVPLTTPEGEFEEGEGVTLALDVEGPGVAYSGDLVSDDPQVEPADKNVPIIELKEDQRLELEADAVLGRGRDHAKHQGGVGVGYRHLQRVEVVGDADEYAEDEPDIVRGVIEDDGELVPTEEFDHDLTQRYEGKEVELHDVPGAFVFHVESDGSMPVDELVLRAVNSLSSRADELEQAVQL; encoded by the coding sequence ATGGCAACTGACTTCGACGTCGAATTCATCGACCACGGCGACCGGGAATCCCGCTTCCTCGTTCGGAACGCGACGCCCGCGTTCGCGAACGGCATCCGTCGGGCCATCATCGCGGACGTCCCGACGCTCTCCATCGACACCGTTCGGTTCGTCGAGAACTCGAGCGTGATGTTCGACGAGCAACTCGCGCTCCGCCTGGGCCTCGTGCCGCTCACGACGCCCGAGGGCGAGTTCGAGGAGGGCGAGGGCGTCACGCTCGCGCTCGACGTCGAGGGTCCCGGGGTCGCCTACTCGGGCGACCTCGTCTCCGACGACCCGCAGGTCGAGCCGGCGGACAAGAACGTCCCCATCATCGAGCTGAAGGAGGATCAGCGGCTGGAACTCGAAGCGGACGCCGTGCTCGGTCGGGGCCGCGACCACGCCAAACACCAGGGCGGCGTGGGCGTCGGCTACCGCCACCTCCAGCGCGTCGAAGTCGTCGGTGACGCGGACGAGTACGCAGAGGACGAACCCGACATCGTTCGGGGCGTCATCGAGGACGACGGCGAACTCGTCCCGACTGAGGAGTTCGACCACGACCTCACCCAGCGCTACGAGGGCAAGGAGGTCGAACTCCACGACGTGCCGGGCGCGTTCGTCTTCCACGTCGAGTCCGACGGCTCGATGCCCGTCGACGAACTGGTGCTCCGCGCAGTGAACTCCCTGAGTTCGCGCGCGGACGAACTCGAACAGGCAGTCCAACTATAA
- a CDS encoding 50S ribosomal protein L18e, translating to MSKTSPRLSSLIAELKSVSRDEGADVWGDVAERLQKPRRTHAEVNLSRIERYANEDETVVVPGKVLGSGVLQKSVTVAAVDFSGSAETKIEHANGETVQLEQAVQQNPEGSNVRVIR from the coding sequence ATGAGTAAGACGAGTCCACGACTCAGCAGTCTCATCGCCGAGCTGAAGTCCGTCTCTCGCGACGAGGGCGCGGACGTCTGGGGCGACGTCGCGGAGCGGCTGCAGAAGCCGCGCCGGACGCACGCAGAGGTGAACCTGAGTCGCATCGAACGGTACGCGAACGAGGACGAAACCGTCGTCGTGCCCGGCAAGGTGCTCGGGTCCGGCGTGCTCCAGAAATCCGTCACGGTCGCCGCTGTCGACTTCTCCGGCAGCGCGGAGACGAAGATCGAGCACGCGAACGGCGAGACCGTCCAGCTAGAACAGGCAGTCCAGCAGAACCCCGAAGGGTCGAACGTCCGGGTGATTCGATGA
- a CDS encoding 50S ribosomal protein L13, with product MSLAEFDADVVVDAGDCILGRVASNVADLALEGESVAVVNAEEAVITGNKEATFATYRKRAELGSDSGPYYPKRPDGIFKRAVRGMLPYKQDRGREAFENVRIYVGNHTDEDGEVLDGTSLDRLSNIKFVTLGEVSEELGANVTW from the coding sequence ATGAGTCTCGCAGAATTCGACGCGGATGTCGTCGTCGACGCCGGCGACTGCATCCTGGGTCGCGTCGCGTCGAACGTCGCCGACCTCGCCCTCGAAGGCGAGTCCGTCGCCGTGGTGAACGCCGAGGAGGCGGTCATCACGGGGAACAAGGAAGCGACGTTCGCGACGTACCGGAAGCGCGCGGAACTCGGTTCCGACTCGGGACCGTACTATCCGAAGCGACCGGACGGCATCTTCAAGCGCGCGGTGCGCGGGATGCTTCCCTACAAGCAGGATCGCGGTCGCGAGGCGTTCGAGAACGTCCGCATCTACGTCGGCAACCACACCGACGAGGACGGCGAGGTTCTCGACGGAACCTCCCTCGACCGCCTGTCGAACATCAAGTTCGTCACCCTCGGAGAAGTGTCCGAAGAACTCGGTGCTAACGTCACATGGTAA
- a CDS encoding 30S ribosomal protein S9, with protein sequence MVTNTSGKKKTAVARATVSDGEGRVRINSTPVELVEPEVARLKMLEPFRIAGDDLRDDIDVDVTVNGGGFAGQADAVRTAIARGIVEFRNDAELRDAFMEFDRSLLVNDVRQRESKKWGGPGARARYQKSYR encoded by the coding sequence ATGGTAACCAACACGAGCGGAAAGAAGAAGACCGCCGTCGCGCGGGCGACCGTGAGCGACGGCGAGGGTCGTGTGCGAATCAACTCCACGCCCGTCGAACTCGTCGAACCCGAGGTCGCGCGCCTGAAGATGCTGGAGCCGTTCCGCATCGCGGGCGACGACCTCCGCGACGACATCGACGTGGACGTGACCGTGAACGGCGGCGGGTTCGCCGGACAGGCTGACGCCGTCCGCACCGCCATCGCGCGCGGCATCGTGGAGTTCCGGAACGACGCCGAACTCCGCGACGCGTTCATGGAGTTCGACCGGTCGCTCCTCGTGAACGACGTGCGGCAGCGCGAGTCCAAGAAGTGGGGCGGCCCGGGCGCTCGGGCGCGCTACCAGAAGTCCTACCGCTGA
- a CDS encoding DNA-directed RNA polymerase subunit N — translation MMVPVRCFSCGKVIGEHWEEFKARAASKEGDEDPEEVLDDLGLDRYCCRRMFVSHQDLVDVVSPYQ, via the coding sequence ATGATGGTACCAGTCCGGTGTTTCAGTTGCGGTAAAGTCATCGGCGAACACTGGGAGGAGTTCAAGGCGCGAGCCGCCTCCAAGGAGGGTGACGAAGACCCCGAGGAAGTCCTCGACGACCTCGGGCTCGACCGCTACTGCTGCCGGCGGATGTTCGTCAGCCACCAAGACCTCGTGGACGTCGTGAGCCCCTACCAATGA
- a CDS encoding DNA-directed RNA polymerase subunit K, translated as MRGEYNRYEKARIIGARALQVSYGAPVLVDTDQTEPILIAAEEYDADVLPFTVRREQ; from the coding sequence ATGAGGGGGGAGTACAACCGCTACGAGAAGGCTCGAATCATCGGTGCGCGAGCGCTCCAGGTGTCCTACGGGGCGCCCGTACTCGTGGACACCGACCAGACGGAGCCCATCCTCATCGCGGCCGAGGAGTACGACGCGGACGTGCTGCCCTTCACGGTTCGGAGAGAGCAATGA
- the eno gene encoding phosphopyruvate hydratase, with protein MTRIESVRLRTVLDSRGNPTVEADVHTESGGHGRAAAPSGASTGEYEAIELPAEEAVAAAREHAVPRLEGRAFAADQREVDQALHAADGTDDFSTIGANSAVAISMAAAKAGADVLGAPLYQHLGGAFRGRNYPVPLGNVIGGGEHAADATHIQEFLAAPVGAPNVRDAVFANAAVHETVGELLTERGTPAAKGDEGAWAPSISDAEAFELMAEAVDEVEDAFGFDIEFGLDVAGAELYDADEDAYVYGDTTRSTEEQVEYIADLVEEYGLVYVEDPLDEDDYEAFAELTDRVGDRTLVCGDDLFVTNTNRLQEGIERGAANSILVKPNQIGTLSDAFDAIELAVESSYTPVVSHRSGETEDATIAHLAVAADAPFIKTGTVGGERTAKLNELIRIADEAL; from the coding sequence ATGACGCGAATCGAGTCGGTTCGGCTGCGGACGGTGCTCGACTCCCGCGGGAATCCGACCGTCGAGGCGGACGTGCACACCGAGAGCGGTGGGCACGGCCGCGCGGCGGCTCCGTCGGGCGCGAGCACGGGCGAGTACGAGGCCATCGAGCTTCCGGCGGAGGAGGCCGTGGCCGCGGCCCGCGAACACGCGGTTCCCCGACTCGAAGGACGGGCGTTCGCCGCCGACCAGCGCGAGGTCGATCAGGCCTTGCACGCGGCGGACGGTACCGACGACTTCTCCACCATCGGCGCGAACTCCGCGGTCGCCATCAGCATGGCGGCGGCGAAGGCCGGAGCCGACGTGCTCGGCGCGCCGCTCTACCAGCACCTCGGCGGCGCGTTCCGCGGGCGGAACTATCCGGTTCCGCTCGGGAACGTCATCGGCGGCGGCGAGCACGCCGCCGACGCCACCCACATCCAGGAGTTCCTCGCGGCACCCGTCGGCGCGCCGAACGTCCGGGACGCCGTGTTCGCGAACGCCGCCGTCCACGAGACGGTCGGCGAACTCCTCACTGAGCGCGGCACGCCCGCGGCGAAAGGCGACGAGGGCGCGTGGGCTCCCTCGATCAGCGACGCCGAGGCGTTCGAGTTGATGGCGGAAGCCGTCGACGAGGTCGAGGACGCGTTTGGGTTCGACATCGAGTTCGGACTCGACGTGGCCGGCGCGGAGCTGTACGACGCCGACGAGGACGCGTACGTGTACGGCGACACGACTCGCTCCACCGAGGAGCAGGTCGAGTACATCGCCGACCTCGTCGAGGAGTACGGTCTCGTGTACGTCGAAGACCCGCTGGACGAGGACGACTACGAGGCGTTCGCGGAACTCACCGACCGCGTGGGCGACCGAACGCTCGTCTGCGGCGACGACCTGTTCGTCACGAACACGAACCGTCTCCAGGAGGGAATCGAGCGGGGTGCGGCGAACAGCATCCTCGTGAAGCCGAACCAGATCGGAACCCTCAGCGACGCGTTCGACGCCATCGAACTCGCCGTCGAGTCCAGTTACACGCCCGTCGTGTCGCATCGGAGCGGCGAGACGGAGGACGCGACCATCGCACACCTCGCCGTCGCCGCGGACGCCCCGTTCATCAAGACGGGAACCGTGGGCGGCGAGCGAACCGCTAAGCTGAACGAACTCATCCGCATCGCGGACGAAGCCCTATGA
- the rpsB gene encoding 30S ribosomal protein S2 has protein sequence MSENEEELEPEESTEADAAEAASEEEAVEADTEDAAEDAPAAEPTESAEDVMSDAEADLLIPVEDYLGAGVHIGTQQKTEDMDRFIHRVRTDGLYVLDVSKTDERIRTAANFLANYDPEQVLVTSSRQYGRFPAEKFADAVGARARTGRFIPGTLTNPQYDGYIEPDVLVVTDPIGDAQAVKEAITVGIPVIAMCDSNNQTSNVDLVVPTNNKGRRALSVVYWLLANETLDRRGAEPSYALEDFESEI, from the coding sequence ATGAGCGAGAACGAAGAAGAACTCGAACCCGAAGAATCGACCGAGGCCGACGCGGCCGAGGCCGCGTCCGAGGAGGAGGCCGTCGAGGCCGACACCGAGGACGCCGCCGAGGACGCTCCGGCCGCAGAACCGACGGAGTCGGCGGAGGACGTCATGAGCGACGCCGAAGCCGACCTCCTCATCCCCGTCGAGGACTACCTCGGCGCTGGCGTCCACATCGGTACCCAGCAGAAGACCGAGGACATGGACCGGTTCATCCACCGCGTCCGCACCGACGGCCTGTACGTGCTCGACGTCTCGAAGACGGACGAGCGCATCCGCACGGCCGCGAACTTCCTCGCGAACTACGACCCCGAGCAGGTGCTCGTCACCTCCAGCCGTCAGTACGGCCGGTTCCCCGCGGAGAAGTTCGCGGACGCCGTCGGCGCGCGTGCCCGTACGGGCCGCTTCATCCCGGGGACGCTCACGAACCCCCAGTACGACGGCTACATCGAGCCGGACGTGCTCGTCGTCACCGACCCCATCGGTGACGCGCAGGCGGTGAAGGAAGCCATCACGGTCGGCATCCCCGTCATCGCCATGTGTGACTCGAACAACCAGACCAGTAACGTCGACCTCGTCGTCCCGACGAACAACAAGGGCCGTCGCGCCCTCAGCGTCGTCTACTGGCTGCTCGCGAACGAGACGCTCGACCGCCGCGGCGCGGAACCGTCGTACGCCCTCGAAGACTTCGAGAGCGAAATCTAG
- the mvk gene encoding mevalonate kinase: MSTTASAPGKVYLFGEHAVVYGEPAVPCAIERRASVTVEARADDRLRVSADDLSLDGFTVEYSGSSDERPDVDVPTPLIEAAFGYVDAAVAQARDAADAPDAGFNVEIESDIPLGAGLGSSAAVAVAGIAAATAELGCDLDAREIAERAYQVEYDVQAGQASRADTFCSAMGGAVRVEGDECRTLDTPDLPFVVGYDGTSHDTGELVSGVRKLKDEYDFANDTVAAIGDLVRQGEDALTDGDLAELGRLMNFNHGLLAALGVSGRSLDNMVWAARDGGALGAKLTGAGGGGCIVALDSERGTKTALSLTPDCTRAFRAELAQDGVRVE; the protein is encoded by the coding sequence ATGTCGACTACTGCGAGCGCCCCCGGCAAGGTCTATCTGTTCGGGGAGCACGCCGTCGTCTACGGGGAGCCGGCGGTTCCGTGCGCCATCGAGCGTCGGGCGTCGGTGACGGTAGAGGCCCGCGCGGACGACCGCCTCCGCGTGAGCGCGGACGACCTCTCGCTCGACGGGTTCACGGTCGAGTACAGCGGGTCGAGCGACGAGCGGCCGGACGTGGACGTGCCGACGCCGCTCATCGAGGCGGCGTTCGGGTACGTGGACGCCGCGGTCGCGCAGGCGCGGGACGCCGCGGACGCGCCGGACGCGGGGTTCAACGTCGAAATCGAGAGCGACATCCCGCTCGGCGCGGGGCTCGGGTCGTCCGCGGCGGTCGCCGTCGCGGGTATCGCCGCCGCGACCGCGGAACTCGGCTGCGACCTCGACGCCCGCGAGATAGCCGAGCGCGCGTACCAGGTGGAGTACGACGTGCAGGCCGGACAGGCGTCGCGCGCGGACACGTTCTGCTCGGCGATGGGCGGTGCGGTGCGCGTCGAGGGCGACGAGTGCCGGACGCTCGACACGCCCGACCTCCCGTTCGTCGTCGGATACGACGGCACGAGCCACGACACCGGCGAACTCGTCTCGGGCGTCCGGAAGCTCAAGGATGAGTACGACTTCGCGAACGACACCGTCGCGGCCATCGGCGACCTCGTCCGGCAGGGAGAGGACGCGCTCACGGACGGCGACCTCGCGGAGCTCGGTCGGCTGATGAACTTCAACCACGGCCTGCTCGCGGCGCTCGGCGTCTCCGGGCGGTCGCTCGACAACATGGTGTGGGCGGCGCGCGACGGCGGCGCGCTCGGCGCGAAACTCACGGGCGCGGGCGGCGGCGGCTGTATCGTCGCGCTGGACAGCGAGCGCGGCACGAAGACCGCGCTCTCGCTGACGCCGGACTGCACGCGAGCGTTCCGCGCGGAACTCGCCCAGGACGGGGTGCGCGTCGAATGA
- a CDS encoding isopentenyl phosphate kinase, with amino-acid sequence MIVLKLGGSVITEKDERETVDLDSLARLAGVLGQADVDDLVIVHGAGSFGHYYADEHGVSTTDGTRDARAVREIHDSMTRLNKAVLDYLDDAGVPGVPVRPFSAARRDDGLEFYANQVETMLAEGFTPVLHGDVVADAGAGATILSGDEVVTALAAQLDADRVGLCSTVPGVLDDDGDVIPAVDAYDDVAAVLGGSEDTDVTGGMAGKVRELLALDAPASVFGPDDLADFLRGEDAGTTVRG; translated from the coding sequence ATGATCGTCCTCAAACTCGGCGGGAGCGTCATCACGGAGAAGGACGAGCGCGAGACCGTCGACCTCGACTCGCTCGCCCGCCTCGCCGGCGTGCTCGGGCAGGCAGACGTGGACGATCTCGTTATCGTGCACGGCGCGGGGAGTTTCGGGCACTACTACGCGGACGAACACGGCGTCTCGACGACCGACGGCACCCGGGACGCGCGGGCGGTTCGGGAGATTCACGACTCGATGACGCGGCTGAACAAGGCGGTGCTCGACTACCTCGACGATGCGGGCGTCCCGGGCGTGCCCGTCCGGCCGTTCTCGGCGGCGCGCCGCGACGACGGCCTGGAGTTCTACGCGAACCAGGTCGAGACGATGCTCGCGGAGGGATTCACGCCCGTCCTGCACGGCGACGTGGTCGCGGACGCGGGCGCGGGCGCGACCATCCTCAGCGGCGACGAGGTCGTGACGGCGCTCGCCGCCCAGCTGGACGCCGACCGCGTCGGCCTCTGCTCGACCGTCCCCGGCGTCCTCGACGACGACGGGGACGTGATTCCGGCGGTAGACGCCTACGACGACGTGGCGGCCGTGCTCGGCGGGAGCGAGGACACGGACGTGACCGGCGGCATGGCGGGGAAGGTTCGGGAGCTGCTCGCGCTCGACGCGCCCGCGTCAGTGTTCGGACCGGACGACCTCGCGGACTTCCTGCGCGGCGAGGACGCGGGAACCACCGTACGCGGGTAA
- a CDS encoding RNase J family beta-CASP ribonuclease: MEIEIATIGGYEEVGRQMTAVRAGDDVVVFDMGLNLSQVLIHDNVETEQMHSLDLIDMGAIPDDRVMSELEGDVQAIVPTHGHLDHIGALSKLAHRYNAPIVASPFTLELVKDEIESEQKFGVENDLVEMEAGETMPIGERCELEFVHVTHSIIDAINPVLHTPEGAIVYGLDKRLDHDPVLEDPIDMKRFREIGREDEGVLAYIEDTTNAGRKGRTASESVARRELQDTIHSMEDYDGGIVATTFSSHVSRVSSIIEFAQEIGREPILLGRSMERYSGTAERMGRVNFPDNLGMFGHRKSVDRAFKRIMNEGKENFLPIVTGHQGEPRAMLTRMGRGETPYDIESGDKVIFSARVIPEPTNEGQRYQSEQLLRMQGARIYDDIHVSGHLREEGHYEMLNALQPQHVIPAHHDLEHFGKYARLAKSEGYEIGRDLHLSDNGNIIQLVE; the protein is encoded by the coding sequence ATGGAAATCGAGATCGCAACAATCGGCGGATACGAAGAAGTCGGCCGGCAGATGACTGCCGTCCGAGCAGGTGACGACGTGGTCGTGTTCGACATGGGCCTCAACCTCTCGCAGGTCCTGATTCACGACAACGTCGAGACCGAACAGATGCACAGCCTCGACCTCATCGACATGGGCGCGATTCCGGACGACCGCGTCATGAGCGAACTGGAGGGCGACGTGCAGGCCATCGTGCCGACGCACGGCCACCTCGACCACATCGGCGCGCTCAGCAAGCTCGCACACCGCTACAACGCGCCCATCGTCGCGTCCCCGTTCACGCTCGAACTCGTGAAGGACGAGATCGAGAGCGAGCAGAAGTTCGGCGTCGAGAACGACCTCGTCGAGATGGAAGCGGGCGAGACGATGCCCATCGGCGAGCGCTGCGAACTGGAGTTCGTGCACGTCACGCACTCCATCATCGACGCCATCAACCCCGTCCTCCACACGCCCGAGGGCGCAATCGTCTACGGCCTCGACAAGCGCCTCGACCACGACCCCGTCCTCGAAGACCCCATCGACATGAAGCGGTTCCGCGAAATCGGCCGCGAGGACGAGGGCGTGCTCGCGTACATCGAGGACACGACGAACGCCGGCCGGAAGGGCCGGACGGCGAGCGAGTCCGTCGCGCGCCGCGAACTCCAGGACACCATTCACAGCATGGAAGACTACGACGGCGGTATCGTCGCCACGACGTTCTCCAGCCACGTCTCCCGCGTGTCCAGCATCATCGAGTTCGCGCAGGAGATCGGTCGCGAGCCGATTCTGCTCGGGCGGTCGATGGAGCGCTACTCCGGCACCGCAGAGCGCATGGGTCGCGTGAACTTCCCGGACAACCTCGGGATGTTCGGCCACCGCAAGAGCGTCGACCGCGCGTTCAAGCGCATCATGAACGAGGGCAAGGAGAACTTCCTCCCCATCGTCACCGGCCACCAGGGCGAGCCGCGCGCGATGCTCACCCGGATGGGTCGCGGCGAGACGCCGTACGACATCGAGAGCGGCGATAAGGTCATCTTCTCCGCGCGCGTGATTCCGGAGCCGACGAACGAGGGCCAGCGCTACCAGTCCGAACAGCTCCTTCGGATGCAGGGCGCGCGCATCTACGACGACATCCACGTCTCCGGCCACCTCCGCGAGGAAGGCCACTACGAGATGCTGAACGCGCTCCAGCCCCAGCACGTCATCCCCGCGCACCACGACCTCGAACACTTCGGGAAGTACGCGAGGCTCGCGAAGAGCGAGGGCTACGAGATCGGGCGCGACCTCCACCTGAGCGACAACGGCAACATCATTCAGCTCGTAGAATGA
- the idsA3 gene encoding geranylfarnesyl diphosphate synthase: MTQEAREETVLAAIEDRREQVNDAIDEELPMAEPERLYEASRYLLEAGGKRLRPTVSMLVGEALLDVEPLSEDYQAFPSLNDGTVDVMAAAVSIEVIQSFTLIHDDIMDDDDLRRGVPAVHREYDTETAILAGDTLYSKAFEIMLRTDAPPERGLDALRMLACTCTHICEGQAYDVDFETRGDVTIEEYLDMVELKTAVLYAAAASVPGIVLGADQDTIDALYEYGRAIGQAFQIQDDVLDLTVPSEELGKQRGSDLVEGKRTVITLHAREQGVDVDGLVDADNPENVTEAEIDDALDTLQDAGSIQFARELAEDLVQEGKDHLSVLPDNDAHDTLDDLADYLIERGY; encoded by the coding sequence ATGACGCAGGAAGCACGTGAGGAAACGGTGCTCGCGGCCATCGAAGACCGCCGGGAGCAAGTGAACGACGCCATCGACGAGGAACTCCCGATGGCGGAACCCGAACGGCTCTACGAGGCGTCTCGCTACCTCCTCGAAGCCGGCGGGAAGCGTCTCCGCCCGACCGTCTCGATGCTCGTCGGGGAGGCGTTGCTCGACGTGGAACCGTTGAGCGAGGACTACCAGGCGTTCCCGTCGCTCAACGACGGCACCGTGGACGTGATGGCGGCCGCCGTCTCCATCGAGGTCATCCAGTCGTTCACGCTCATCCACGACGACATCATGGACGACGACGACCTCCGACGCGGCGTCCCCGCCGTCCACCGCGAGTACGACACCGAGACCGCGATACTCGCCGGGGACACCCTCTACTCGAAGGCGTTCGAAATCATGCTCCGCACCGACGCACCGCCGGAGCGCGGCCTCGACGCCCTCCGTATGCTCGCGTGCACGTGCACCCACATCTGTGAAGGCCAGGCGTACGACGTGGACTTCGAAACCCGCGGCGACGTGACCATCGAGGAGTACCTCGACATGGTCGAACTGAAGACCGCCGTCCTGTACGCCGCCGCCGCCTCCGTCCCCGGAATCGTGCTCGGCGCAGACCAGGACACCATCGACGCCCTCTACGAGTACGGCCGCGCCATCGGCCAGGCGTTCCAGATTCAGGACGACGTCCTCGACCTCACCGTCCCAAGCGAGGAACTCGGGAAACAACGCGGTAGCGACCTCGTCGAAGGCAAACGCACCGTCATCACCCTCCACGCCCGCGAACAGGGCGTGGACGTTGACGGCCTCGTAGACGCCGACAACCCCGAGAACGTCACCGAAGCCGAAATCGACGACGCCCTCGACACCCTCCAGGACGCCGGCAGCATCCAGTTCGCCCGCGAACTCGCCGAAGACCTCGTCCAGGAAGGGAAAGACCACCTCAGCGTCCTCCCCGACAACGACGCCCACGACACCCTCGACGACCTCGCCGACTACCTCATCGAACGAGGCTACTAA